One segment of Massilia sp. Se16.2.3 DNA contains the following:
- the gpmA gene encoding 2,3-diphosphoglycerate-dependent phosphoglycerate mutase, producing the protein MYKIVFMRHGESTWNLENRFTGWTDVDLTEKGVNEARSAGRVLREAGFHFDLAYTSVLKRAIRTLWLALDEMDQMYLPIKNDWRLNERHYGGLQGLDKAETAAKYGDEQVLVWRRSYDTPPPALEEADERTSFKDPRYASLDKSQIPLTECLKDTVARVMPAWNDEIAPAIRAGKQILISAHGNSLRAIIKMLDNISDSDIVSLNIPNGQPLVYELDADLKPIRHYYLGDQEAIAAAMAAVANQGKAK; encoded by the coding sequence ATGTACAAAATCGTATTCATGCGCCACGGCGAATCGACCTGGAACCTGGAAAACCGCTTTACCGGCTGGACCGACGTCGACCTGACCGAGAAGGGTGTCAACGAGGCGCGCAGCGCCGGCCGCGTACTGCGCGAAGCCGGTTTCCATTTCGACCTGGCCTACACCTCGGTGTTGAAGCGCGCCATCCGCACCCTCTGGCTGGCGCTCGACGAGATGGACCAGATGTACCTGCCGATCAAGAACGACTGGCGCCTGAACGAACGCCACTATGGCGGCCTGCAAGGTTTGGACAAGGCCGAGACGGCCGCGAAGTATGGCGACGAGCAAGTGCTGGTCTGGCGCCGCAGCTACGACACGCCGCCGCCGGCGCTGGAAGAAGCCGACGAGCGCACCTCGTTCAAGGACCCGCGCTACGCCAGCCTGGACAAATCGCAGATCCCGCTTACCGAGTGCCTGAAGGATACGGTGGCGCGCGTGATGCCCGCCTGGAACGACGAAATCGCCCCGGCCATCCGCGCCGGCAAGCAGATCCTGATTTCGGCCCACGGCAACAGCCTGCGCGCCATCATCAAAATGCTCGACAACATCAGCGACAGCGACATCGTCAGCCTCAACATTCCAAACGGCCAGCCGCTGGTCTACGAACTCGATGCCGACCTGAAGCCGATCCGCCACTACTACCTGGGCGACCAGGAAGCGATCGCCGCCGCCATGGCAGCGGTTGCCAATCAAGGGAAGGCGAAGTAA
- the secB gene encoding protein-export chaperone SecB gives MSDENLQPVFQIQRVYLKDMSLEQPNSPAIFLEQEAPTIEVSLDVGAEAIADGIYESTVTITVTAKVKDKVAFLVEGKQGGIFEARNIPAEQMDPLLGIGCPNIVYPYLRSNIADVITRAGFPPVHLAEINFEVFYQQRRQAMAEAAAGAPAN, from the coding sequence ATGTCTGACGAAAATCTGCAACCAGTCTTCCAAATCCAACGCGTCTATCTGAAGGACATGTCGCTGGAACAACCGAATTCCCCGGCCATCTTCCTCGAGCAGGAAGCCCCGACCATCGAGGTGTCGCTGGACGTCGGCGCCGAAGCCATCGCCGACGGCATCTACGAGTCGACCGTGACGATCACCGTGACGGCCAAGGTCAAGGACAAGGTCGCTTTCCTGGTTGAAGGCAAGCAAGGCGGCATCTTCGAAGCACGCAACATCCCTGCCGAGCAGATGGATCCGCTGCTGGGCATCGGCTGCCCGAACATCGTTTATCCTTACCTGCGCAGCAACATCGCCGACGTGATCACCCGTGCCGGCTTCCCGCCTGTGCACCTGGCCGAGATCAACTTCGAGGTGTTCTACCAGCAGCGTCGCCAGGCGATGGCCGAAGCCGCTGCCGGCGCACCGGCGAACTAA
- a CDS encoding peptidoglycan DD-metalloendopeptidase family protein: MQAPKPAEPEERTPDISLAPAAPAGAFASMRGKLTAPVSGTIAARFGAKRGGDGPSWKGMFIKAPEGTEVRAVALGRVVHSGWMRGFGNLIIIDHGGDYLSIYANNQTLLKRLGDAVRAGEPIASAGNTGGNEESGLYFELRHLGKAFDPASWIKF; this comes from the coding sequence GTGCAGGCACCGAAGCCGGCCGAGCCGGAAGAACGCACGCCCGACATCTCGCTGGCGCCCGCTGCACCCGCCGGGGCCTTCGCCAGCATGCGCGGCAAGCTGACGGCGCCGGTGTCGGGCACGATCGCGGCGCGCTTCGGCGCCAAGCGCGGCGGCGACGGCCCAAGCTGGAAGGGCATGTTCATCAAGGCGCCGGAAGGCACCGAGGTGCGCGCCGTGGCGCTGGGGCGCGTGGTGCACTCGGGCTGGATGCGCGGCTTCGGCAACCTGATCATCATCGACCACGGCGGCGACTACCTGTCGATCTATGCCAACAACCAGACGCTGCTCAAGCGCCTGGGCGACGCGGTGCGCGCCGGCGAGCCGATCGCGAGCGCCGGCAACACCGGCGGTAACGAGGAATCGGGGCTATACTTCGAGCTCAGGCATCTGGGCAAGGCCTTCGATCCGGCAAGCTGGATCAAATTCTAG
- a CDS encoding trypsin-like peptidase domain-containing protein, which produces MKDDVVISRPGAARRLWLLFAQVVTVALALYFVAATLRPDWFKRAPVQVPVGPGAGAVPLLQAQSSPPAGSYREAAGRAMPAVVNILTSKTSREAHPILKDPFFRRFFGDRMPPEEQMSSLGSGVIVSSEGYILTNFHVVEGADQIEVGLADGRKASAKIVGTDPETDLAVIRIGAPNLPVMVLAKPDEARVGDVVLAIGNPFGVGQTVTMGIISAVGRNNLHINHFENFIQTDAAINFGNSGGALVDIHGNLLGINSAIYSQTGGSVGIGFAIPVSTARNVLESIIKSGQVVRGWIGIESQDITPELADSFGLARKSGTIIAGVVRNGPADRAGVRPGDILLAVEGKKVANTGEMLNLIAGLAPGAKARLTLMRQNRESTVAVTVGKRPRALQ; this is translated from the coding sequence GTGAAAGACGACGTCGTCATCTCCCGTCCAGGCGCCGCGCGCCGCCTCTGGCTGCTGTTCGCCCAGGTGGTGACGGTTGCGCTGGCCCTGTATTTTGTCGCCGCGACCCTGCGCCCCGACTGGTTCAAGCGCGCACCCGTGCAGGTGCCGGTCGGCCCCGGCGCGGGCGCGGTGCCGCTGCTGCAGGCGCAGTCGAGCCCCCCTGCGGGCAGCTACCGGGAAGCGGCCGGACGCGCCATGCCGGCAGTGGTGAACATCCTCACCAGCAAGACCTCGCGCGAAGCCCACCCGATCCTGAAGGATCCCTTCTTCCGCCGCTTCTTCGGCGACCGCATGCCGCCCGAGGAACAGATGTCGAGCCTCGGTTCGGGCGTGATCGTCAGCAGCGAAGGCTATATATTGACCAATTTCCACGTCGTCGAAGGTGCCGACCAGATCGAGGTCGGCCTGGCCGATGGACGCAAGGCCAGTGCGAAAATCGTCGGCACCGACCCCGAGACCGACCTGGCCGTGATCCGCATCGGCGCTCCGAACCTGCCGGTGATGGTGCTGGCCAAGCCGGACGAGGCGCGCGTCGGCGACGTCGTACTGGCCATCGGCAACCCCTTCGGTGTCGGCCAGACCGTTACCATGGGCATCATTTCGGCCGTGGGACGCAACAACCTGCACATCAACCACTTCGAGAATTTCATCCAGACCGATGCGGCGATTAACTTCGGTAACTCGGGCGGGGCACTGGTCGACATCCACGGTAACCTGCTCGGCATCAATTCGGCGATCTACTCGCAGACCGGCGGCTCGGTCGGGATCGGTTTTGCCATCCCCGTCTCCACCGCGCGCAACGTGCTCGAATCGATCATCAAGAGCGGCCAGGTCGTGCGCGGCTGGATCGGCATCGAGTCGCAGGACATCACCCCGGAACTTGCCGACAGTTTTGGTTTGGCCCGCAAGAGCGGCACCATCATCGCCGGCGTGGTGCGCAACGGCCCCGCCGACCGCGCCGGCGTACGTCCGGGCGACATCCTCCTTGCCGTAGAAGGCAAGAAGGTGGCCAATACCGGCGAGATGCTCAACCTCATTGCCGGGCTGGCACCCGGCGCCAAGGCGCGCCTGACGCTGATGCGCCAGAATCGCGAGTCCACGGTCGCCGTCACCGTCGGCAAGCGTCCACGCGCTCTCCAGTAA
- a CDS encoding SH3 domain-containing protein codes for MTIPRPFAAALLLLACASASAFDFRSVGAPSVLLYDAPSAKGGKRFVAPRGMPVEILARYGDWVKVRDADGDLTWTEAKGLSARRNVVVKVPLARLRAAPEDNAPILMNADKGVLLELVDPQATGWVRVRHQDGIGGYVRAADVWGI; via the coding sequence ATGACCATTCCTCGCCCGTTCGCCGCCGCCCTGTTGCTACTGGCATGCGCCAGCGCCAGCGCCTTCGACTTCCGTTCGGTCGGCGCACCCTCCGTGCTGCTGTACGACGCTCCCTCGGCCAAGGGCGGGAAGCGCTTCGTGGCGCCGCGCGGCATGCCGGTCGAAATCCTGGCGCGCTATGGCGACTGGGTCAAGGTACGCGACGCCGATGGCGACCTGACCTGGACCGAGGCGAAGGGCTTGTCGGCGCGCCGCAATGTGGTCGTGAAAGTACCGCTGGCACGCCTGCGCGCGGCGCCCGAGGACAACGCCCCCATCCTGATGAACGCCGACAAGGGCGTGCTGCTCGAACTGGTCGATCCGCAGGCGACCGGCTGGGTACGTGTACGCCACCAGGACGGCATTGGCGGCTATGTACGGGCCGCCGATGTCTGGGGCATCTGA
- a CDS encoding cytochrome bc complex cytochrome b subunit, with the protein MGGPFKETKLPAAAPAGHKALAWIDDRFPLSKLWNDQWGKYYAPKNFNIWYLFGSLAMLILVLQIVTGIFLTMHYKPDANLAFGSVEYIMREVPSGWLVRYMHSTGASAFFIVVYLHMTRGLLYGSYRKPRELIWLFGFAIFLCLMAEAFFGYLLPWGQMSYWGAQVIVNLFGAIPVIGPDLSLWIRGDYVVSDATLNRFFAFHVIALPLVLLGLVAAHLIALHEVGSLNPDGIEVKENLGPDGHPLDAIPSHPYYTTKDLFGVSMFLLIFSAVVFFAPEMGGYFLEYNNFIPADSMKTPPHIAPTWYFTPFYSVLRATTEDFILILIAAIVLYVAFVWMKSRLSFMKKVLVAAIALVLIIGMLTLEAKFWGVVLFGSSVVILALLPWLDHSPVKSIRYRPSWHKWVYLVFGAAFVTLGYLGTQAPTPAAGVVSQVCTLLYFSFFLLMPWWSAAGQFKPVPKRVTFQPH; encoded by the coding sequence ATGGGCGGCCCATTCAAGGAAACCAAGCTGCCGGCCGCCGCGCCGGCCGGCCACAAGGCGCTGGCCTGGATCGACGACCGCTTCCCGCTGTCGAAGCTCTGGAATGACCAGTGGGGCAAGTACTACGCCCCGAAGAATTTCAATATCTGGTACCTGTTCGGCTCGCTGGCGATGCTGATCCTGGTACTGCAGATCGTCACCGGCATCTTCCTGACGATGCATTACAAGCCGGACGCCAACCTGGCCTTCGGTTCGGTCGAATACATCATGCGTGAAGTACCGTCGGGCTGGCTGGTGCGCTACATGCACTCGACAGGCGCATCGGCGTTCTTCATCGTCGTCTACCTGCATATGACCCGTGGCCTGCTCTACGGTTCCTACCGCAAGCCGCGCGAGTTGATCTGGCTCTTCGGTTTCGCAATCTTCCTGTGCCTGATGGCCGAGGCCTTCTTCGGCTACCTGCTGCCATGGGGCCAAATGTCGTACTGGGGTGCGCAGGTGATCGTCAACCTGTTCGGCGCCATCCCCGTGATCGGCCCGGACCTGTCGCTGTGGATCCGCGGCGATTACGTGGTGTCGGATGCGACCCTGAACCGCTTCTTCGCCTTCCACGTCATCGCCCTCCCGCTGGTGCTGCTGGGCCTGGTTGCAGCGCACTTGATCGCCCTGCACGAAGTCGGCTCGCTGAACCCGGACGGCATCGAAGTAAAAGAAAACCTGGGCCCCGACGGCCATCCGCTGGACGCCATTCCGTCGCATCCGTACTACACGACGAAGGACTTGTTCGGCGTCTCGATGTTCCTGCTGATCTTCTCGGCGGTCGTGTTCTTCGCGCCTGAGATGGGCGGCTACTTCCTCGAGTACAACAACTTCATCCCGGCCGATTCGATGAAGACGCCGCCGCACATCGCGCCGACCTGGTACTTCACGCCGTTCTACTCGGTGCTGCGCGCGACGACCGAGGATTTCATCCTGATCCTGATCGCCGCGATCGTGCTGTACGTCGCCTTCGTCTGGATGAAATCGCGTCTGTCCTTCATGAAAAAGGTGCTCGTTGCCGCGATCGCCCTGGTACTGATCATCGGCATGCTGACGCTGGAAGCGAAATTCTGGGGTGTGGTCCTGTTTGGCTCCTCGGTCGTGATCCTGGCCCTCCTGCCGTGGCTGGATCATTCGCCGGTGAAGTCGATCCGCTACCGTCCGAGCTGGCACAAGTGGGTGTACCTGGTGTTCGGCGCTGCTTTCGTGACGCTGGGCTACCTCGGCACCCAGGCGCCGACCCCGGCCGCTGGTGTCGTGTCGCAGGTGTGCACGCTGTTGTACTTCAGCTTCTTCCTCCTGATGCCATGGTGGAGCGCCGCCGGCCAATTCAAGCCGGTTCCGAAGCGCGTGACTTTCCAGCCGCATTGA
- the mscL gene encoding large conductance mechanosensitive channel protein MscL → MAMLEEFKRFAMRGNVVDLAVGVIIGGAFGRIVDSLVQDVIMPPIGKLFGGLDFANYYIPLNNQAPGLALAEAKKAGAVIAYGNFLTILLNFVILAFIIFQMVRLMNRMRQRVMPEEQAKAPATPEDIVLLREIRDALTKKP, encoded by the coding sequence ATGGCGATGCTGGAGGAGTTCAAACGGTTTGCCATGCGTGGCAATGTGGTCGACCTGGCAGTCGGCGTCATCATCGGAGGGGCGTTCGGGCGCATCGTCGACTCGCTGGTGCAAGACGTCATCATGCCGCCAATCGGGAAACTGTTTGGCGGACTCGATTTCGCCAATTACTATATACCCTTGAATAACCAGGCTCCCGGCCTGGCGCTGGCCGAAGCAAAAAAAGCCGGTGCGGTCATTGCGTACGGCAATTTCCTGACGATTCTCCTGAATTTCGTCATTCTCGCCTTCATCATTTTCCAGATGGTGCGCCTGATGAACCGCATGCGCCAGCGTGTCATGCCCGAAGAGCAGGCGAAAGCCCCCGCCACGCCGGAAGACATCGTGCTGCTGCGCGAAATCCGCGACGCCCTGACAAAAAAACCCTGA
- a CDS encoding cupin domain-containing protein, translating into MALQHAASGERIALQRGEDDIANFTSIALAKTEHMELIRLVVTKDKPMPEHRVEGEITLLCLEGELAVDAHGRTIVLRPNEMVYLAGGEPHAIRANQDGVALMTILLGQVRTGGPTNDPRGQAA; encoded by the coding sequence ATGGCCTTGCAACATGCAGCATCGGGCGAACGGATCGCCTTGCAACGCGGCGAAGACGACATCGCGAACTTCACGTCGATTGCGCTGGCAAAGACCGAACACATGGAACTGATCCGGCTGGTCGTCACCAAGGACAAGCCGATGCCGGAACACCGGGTCGAGGGAGAAATCACGCTGCTGTGCCTGGAAGGCGAACTCGCCGTCGATGCGCATGGCCGCACCATCGTGCTGCGGCCGAATGAAATGGTGTACCTGGCCGGCGGCGAACCGCACGCGATCCGCGCCAACCAGGACGGCGTGGCCCTGATGACGATCCTGCTGGGGCAGGTGCGTACCGGCGGACCGACCAACGACCCGCGCGGACAGGCCGCTTGA
- a CDS encoding DUF2461 domain-containing protein, with the protein MHLRDLTQYLTELKENNTRPWFIMNKPRYDILREEFQAVVTELIRELSRFDRDVAAVDPKKAMFRINRDIRFSNDKTPYKTRFSAGITPNNRRRPSEGGGSTYYFQIEGDGTLGFGAGEYLPPAARLKAIREHVVNDATGFAKMLKNKHLRATYGDLLDEDKLQRPPKGFDPAHPHIEHIKLKSFFVWTEVPLTLNAPDELVPRLARGFEDAFALVKWLRAVPHTTEDE; encoded by the coding sequence ATGCACCTGCGCGACCTGACGCAATACCTTACCGAACTCAAGGAAAACAACACCCGTCCCTGGTTCATCATGAACAAGCCGCGCTACGACATCCTGCGCGAAGAATTCCAGGCCGTGGTGACCGAGCTGATCCGTGAATTGTCCCGTTTTGATCGCGACGTCGCTGCCGTCGATCCAAAGAAGGCGATGTTCCGCATTAATCGCGACATCCGCTTTTCGAACGACAAGACCCCCTATAAAACCCGCTTCTCGGCCGGCATCACGCCGAACAACCGGCGCCGTCCCAGCGAGGGCGGCGGCTCGACCTATTACTTCCAGATCGAGGGCGACGGCACCCTCGGTTTCGGCGCGGGGGAATACCTGCCGCCGGCCGCGCGCCTGAAGGCGATCCGCGAACACGTCGTCAACGATGCGACAGGTTTCGCAAAAATGTTAAAGAATAAACACCTGCGCGCGACCTATGGCGACCTGCTCGACGAAGACAAGCTGCAGCGTCCGCCAAAAGGTTTCGATCCGGCCCATCCGCATATCGAGCACATCAAGCTGAAAAGCTTTTTCGTGTGGACCGAAGTGCCCTTGACGCTGAATGCGCCCGACGAACTGGTGCCGCGCCTGGCGCGCGGATTCGAGGATGCCTTTGCGCTGGTGAAATGGCTGCGCGCGGTTCCGCATACAACCGAAGACGAGTAG
- a CDS encoding glutathione S-transferase N-terminal domain-containing protein, which yields MMVLYSGTTCPFSQRCRLVLFEKGMDFEVRDVDLFNKPEDISTMNPYGQVPILVERELILYESNIINEYIDERFPHPQLMPADPLMRARARLMLFNFEKELFVHVHVLEGDRNKTNEKAHDKARAEIRDRLTTLAPLFLKNKYMLGDEFSMLDVAIAPLLWRLDHYGIELSKTAAPLMKYAERIFSRPAYIEALTPSEKVMRR from the coding sequence ATGATGGTTCTCTACTCCGGCACCACGTGCCCGTTCTCCCAACGCTGCCGCCTGGTCCTGTTCGAAAAGGGCATGGACTTCGAGGTCCGTGACGTCGACCTGTTCAACAAGCCGGAAGACATCTCCACGATGAACCCGTATGGCCAGGTACCAATCCTGGTCGAGCGCGAACTGATCCTGTACGAATCGAACATCATCAACGAGTACATCGACGAGCGTTTCCCGCACCCGCAGCTGATGCCGGCCGACCCGCTGATGCGCGCCCGTGCCCGCCTGATGCTGTTCAACTTCGAGAAAGAACTCTTCGTTCACGTGCACGTCCTCGAAGGCGACCGCAACAAGACGAACGAGAAGGCCCACGACAAGGCACGCGCGGAAATCCGCGACCGCCTGACCACGCTGGCCCCGCTGTTCCTGAAGAACAAGTACATGCTGGGCGACGAGTTCTCGATGCTCGACGTCGCGATCGCGCCGCTGCTGTGGCGCCTGGACCATTACGGCATCGAACTGTCGAAAACGGCAGCCCCGCTGATGAAGTATGCCGAGCGCATCTTCTCGCGTCCGGCCTATATCGAAGCGCTGACCCCGTCCGAAAAGGTCATGCGCCGCTGA
- a CDS encoding rhodanese-like domain-containing protein, with the protein MKFILDNIFIVAIALVSGGALLFPALLPKGRRATAVQVTQLINRGKTTVVDVRTAEEFAAGHVRDAKNIPLADFGNRIGELEKAKSRTVVVICQSGARSDKAVRLLKAAGFADALSLEGGMTAWTAAGLPVTK; encoded by the coding sequence GTGAAATTCATCCTCGATAATATCTTCATTGTTGCAATCGCCCTCGTTTCCGGTGGCGCACTGCTGTTCCCCGCCCTGCTGCCGAAGGGCCGCCGCGCCACCGCGGTCCAGGTTACCCAGCTCATCAACCGGGGCAAGACCACGGTCGTGGACGTCCGTACTGCCGAGGAATTTGCCGCTGGCCACGTGCGCGACGCAAAAAACATTCCGCTGGCAGACTTCGGGAATCGCATCGGCGAACTGGAAAAAGCGAAAAGCCGTACCGTCGTCGTGATTTGCCAGAGCGGCGCGCGCTCGGACAAGGCCGTGCGCCTGCTGAAAGCCGCCGGCTTTGCCGATGCCCTGAGCCTGGAGGGCGGCATGACGGCCTGGACGGCAGCCGGTTTGCCGGTGACCAAGTAA
- a CDS encoding cytochrome c1 — MNFMKKLIAVLALVPGLACASEGGFPLDRAPERSDMASLQNGAKLFVNYCLNCHSASAMRYNRLRDLGLSDDQIKANLLFSADKVGEMMTTAMRPADAKAWFGAVPPDLSVIARAKSSPAGSGADYLYTYLRTFYKDDTRPTGWNNMVVPNVAMPHAMWQLQGVRTPKMTEMPDPHEHGKTIHKFAGWEQVAPGAMNAQEFDTATADLVAYLSWMAEPAQGTRKKLGAIVVIFLAIFSFLAWRLNESYWKDVK, encoded by the coding sequence ATGAACTTCATGAAGAAACTGATCGCAGTCCTGGCGCTGGTGCCGGGACTGGCCTGCGCGAGCGAAGGCGGCTTCCCGCTCGACCGCGCCCCTGAACGTAGCGACATGGCGTCGCTGCAAAACGGCGCCAAGCTGTTCGTCAACTATTGCCTCAATTGCCACTCGGCATCAGCGATGCGCTACAATCGCCTGCGCGATCTTGGCCTGAGCGACGACCAGATCAAGGCAAACTTGTTGTTTTCAGCAGACAAGGTTGGCGAGATGATGACCACGGCAATGCGCCCGGCCGATGCGAAGGCCTGGTTCGGCGCAGTGCCACCGGACTTGTCGGTGATCGCCCGTGCGAAATCGTCGCCGGCAGGCAGCGGTGCCGATTATCTGTACACCTACCTGCGTACCTTCTACAAGGACGACACGCGTCCGACCGGGTGGAACAATATGGTCGTGCCGAACGTGGCGATGCCGCACGCGATGTGGCAGCTGCAGGGCGTGCGTACCCCAAAGATGACGGAAATGCCGGACCCGCACGAGCACGGCAAGACCATCCACAAGTTCGCCGGCTGGGAACAGGTGGCACCGGGTGCGATGAATGCGCAGGAGTTCGACACCGCAACGGCTGACCTGGTTGCTTACCTCAGCTGGATGGCTGAGCCAGCGCAAGGAACGCGCAAAAAACTGGGGGCGATCGTCGTGATTTTCCTGGCAATCTTCTCCTTCCTGGCCTGGCGTTTGAACGAGTCGTACTGGAAAGACGTGAAGTAA
- a CDS encoding BON domain-containing protein encodes MKIAQRFTTILAGCLMCLMAGCAPTAHREGTGEYIDDALITSKVKAAFAADPTVKATEVQVETFKGTVQLSGFVSSRESAQRAVQIARQVKGVSEVRNNTVLK; translated from the coding sequence ATGAAAATTGCACAGCGTTTCACCACCATCCTGGCCGGCTGCCTGATGTGCCTGATGGCCGGCTGCGCGCCAACCGCGCACCGCGAGGGCACCGGCGAGTACATCGATGATGCCCTCATCACCAGCAAGGTCAAGGCCGCGTTCGCGGCCGATCCCACCGTCAAGGCCACCGAAGTGCAGGTCGAGACTTTTAAAGGAACGGTCCAGCTGAGCGGTTTCGTTTCCTCGCGCGAAAGCGCGCAGCGCGCTGTCCAGATCGCCCGTCAGGTCAAGGGCGTGAGCGAGGTGCGAAATAATACCGTGCTGAAATAG
- the petA gene encoding ubiquinol-cytochrome c reductase iron-sulfur subunit, which yields MSNEKQVDSGRRGLLVATCAAGGVVGVATAGALVSTFQPSERAKAAGAPVEVDISDVKPGEMKVVEWRGKPVWILRRTPEMLASIPKNNDLVADPNSEKVYQIDMPEYAKNEFRSRKEHQEVLVTVGICSHLGCSPSSRFAEGPQPNLPDNWHGGFLCPCHGSTFDLSARVFKNKPAPTNLDIPPYMYMTDTRIVIGKDEKGEA from the coding sequence ATGAGTAATGAAAAGCAGGTCGATTCAGGCCGGCGTGGGCTGCTCGTCGCCACATGTGCGGCGGGTGGCGTCGTCGGTGTGGCCACGGCAGGTGCACTGGTCAGTACGTTCCAACCGTCCGAGCGCGCCAAGGCCGCCGGCGCTCCGGTCGAAGTCGATATCTCCGACGTCAAGCCGGGAGAGATGAAGGTCGTCGAGTGGCGCGGCAAGCCGGTGTGGATCTTGCGCCGTACGCCGGAAATGCTCGCCAGCATCCCGAAAAACAACGACCTGGTGGCCGACCCGAACTCCGAGAAGGTCTACCAGATCGATATGCCGGAATACGCGAAAAACGAATTCCGTTCCCGCAAGGAGCACCAGGAAGTCCTGGTCACCGTCGGCATCTGCTCGCACCTGGGCTGCTCGCCCTCCTCCCGTTTTGCCGAAGGCCCGCAGCCGAACCTGCCGGACAACTGGCACGGCGGCTTCCTGTGCCCCTGCCATGGCTCGACCTTCGACCTGTCGGCACGCGTGTTCAAGAACAAGCCGGCGCCGACGAACCTGGACATCCCGCCTTACATGTACATGACCGACACCCGCATCGTGATCGGCAAAGACGAGAAAGGCGAGGCATAA
- the grxC gene encoding glutaredoxin 3: MTAHVVLYHTASCPYCVRAERLLEAKGVTDIERIRVDLDPEQRQIMMQKTGRRTVPQIYVGETHVGGFDDLYALDQAGRLDPLLKGE, translated from the coding sequence ATGACTGCCCATGTTGTGCTCTACCACACTGCCAGCTGCCCCTATTGCGTGCGCGCCGAGCGCCTGCTCGAAGCGAAAGGCGTGACCGACATCGAGCGCATCCGCGTCGACCTCGACCCGGAACAGCGCCAGATCATGATGCAGAAGACGGGCCGGCGCACGGTGCCGCAGATCTACGTGGGCGAGACCCACGTCGGCGGCTTCGACGACCTGTACGCGCTCGACCAGGCTGGCCGCCTCGACCCGCTGCTCAAGGGCGAGTAA
- a CDS encoding ClpXP protease specificity-enhancing factor, with amino-acid sequence MPDISTKPYLLRAIYEWCTDSGFTPYLAVKVDAATTVPMEYVRKGEIILNISYGATSGLKMDNDAIQFRARFAGVSREIYVPVQNVLAIYANENGQGMAFDVSTTAAEMPPPAEEAAASPGLSAVPGVTSETPSTTLSHSPDGDDEPPKKGGRPTLTRIK; translated from the coding sequence ATGCCTGATATTTCCACCAAACCCTACCTGCTGCGCGCCATTTACGAATGGTGCACCGACAGTGGTTTCACGCCGTATCTCGCAGTGAAGGTTGACGCGGCCACGACGGTTCCGATGGAATACGTCAGGAAAGGCGAGATCATCCTGAACATCAGTTATGGCGCGACCTCGGGCCTGAAAATGGACAACGACGCCATCCAGTTCCGTGCCCGCTTTGCCGGTGTCTCGCGCGAAATCTATGTGCCGGTACAAAATGTGCTGGCGATCTACGCCAACGAGAATGGCCAGGGCATGGCCTTCGACGTCAGCACCACCGCCGCCGAGATGCCGCCACCCGCCGAGGAAGCTGCCGCCTCCCCTGGCCTGTCGGCCGTGCCTGGTGTGACGAGCGAGACGCCGTCCACGACGCTGTCGCATTCCCCCGACGGCGACGACGAGCCGCCGAAAAAAGGCGGCCGCCCGACGCTGACTCGGATTAAATAG